The Panicum hallii strain FIL2 chromosome 9, PHallii_v3.1, whole genome shotgun sequence genome has a window encoding:
- the LOC112877566 gene encoding uncharacterized protein LOC112877566 → MCPRATAQHCAAGMASVCSFVEEEYIDLDLSSCGEFEFRVRRSGGAANELLCRGRLAAAAPPHKAAPPRPGGKVQEVDAGSGGCGGAGRRSAATVAPLQHSHSAGFRDAQSPVVRLRKEGSRRRKAARTLHAKLLASRTFFRSLFARTSCSDEQCRGADVRPRAGATPSGEDKSNSCKASFGQIKNGYHQVHHGSSGRAAPTTLRSSIEQEKLMDEEELAAAAVRQRKSFSGVIKWWHAAPAPAAAPLTKPLSSRSSGAGGGGPALKRSSSARSESEGLIQGAIAYCKRSHQQLGLARKSVSDAALCSAPSWPGIPARSTIAYCH, encoded by the coding sequence ATGTGCCCCCGAGCCACGGCTCAGCACTGCGCCGCCGGGATGGCTAGCGTGTGCTCGTTCGTGGAGGAGGAGTACATCGACCTGGATCTCAGCTCGTGCGGGGAGTTCGAGTTCCGGGTGcgccgaagcggcggcgcggcgaacgaGCTGCTCTGCCGGGGCAGGCTGGCGGCCGCGGCGCCTCCGCACAAGGCCGCGCCCCCGAGGCCCGGCGGCAAGGTGCAGGAGGTTGATgcaggcagcggcggctgtggcGGCGCCGGCAGGAGGAGCGCCGCGACGGTCGCACCGCTGCAGCACTCGCACTCCGCCGGGTTCCGCGACGCGCAGTCGCCAGTGGTGAGGCTGCGCAAGGAGGGCTCCCGGCGCAGGAAGGCCGCGCGGACGTTGCACGCCAAACTGCTGGCGTCGCGGACCTTCTTCCGGTCGCTGTTCGCCAGGACGTCGTGCTCCGACGAGCAATGCCGCGGCGCCGACGTCCGGCCGAGGGCCGGGGCAACGCCGTCTGGCGAAGACAAGAGCAACAGCTGCAAGGCGTCGTTCGGCCAAATCAAGAACGGCTACCACCAGGTCCACCACGGTAGCAGCGGCAGGGCAGCGCCGACCACCCTGCGGAGCAGCATCGAGCAGGAGAAGCTGATGGACGAGGAGGagctcgccgcggccgccgtccGGCAGCGCAAGTCCTTCTCCGGCGTGATCAAGTGGTGGCACGCGGCTCCGGCGCCTGCCGCCGCTCCGCTGACGAAGCCGCTGTCCTCGAGGAGCtccggggccggcggcggcggcccggcgctGAAGCGGAGCAGCAGCGCCCGGTCGGAGTCGGAGGGGCTGATCCAGGGCGCCATCGCCTACTGCAAGCGGTCGCACCAGCAGCTCGGGCTCGCCAGGAAGAGCGTCAGCGACGCCGCCCTCTGCTCCGCTCCCTCCTGGCCTGGCATCCCAGCTCGATCAACCATAGCTTACTGCCACTAG